The sequence gggctctctgctttcagcacagatcccacttcagatcctctgttcccctctctctctgtccctaccccctcaccctctctctcaaaaataaataaacattaggagaaggagaaggagaaggagaagaagaagaagaagaagaagaagaaaagatgaaaagaagaaggagaaaggggaaggagaaggagaaggaggagagggaggaggaggaggaggaggaggaggaggaggagaagcacaGTGTGAGGTAAATGGTCCCTTTCTCCTCAGTGCAGATCAGACAGGCTTGGTCTCACTTCAGATCCAAGCATCACATTTGAAGAAGTGAGTTTTGTTCAGGTAAGGTTTAGGAAGGTGAGAGCTTAAAACCTGTTAAGTGGAGGTAGGTGACTTAAATTGCCGTCTGTCAGAGACTGGCTGGATGCTCACCACTTCTGTTTCCCCTTCCTGAATACATaggaaaactacatttcccattCTCCCTTGCAGTTGGGTTGGAGCGTGTGATTGGAATCTGGCCAATGGAGTGTGAGTAGTAGATATCAACCACTTCCAGACTTGGCCATAAATGCCCCGTGAGATTCTTTTGGTGCTGCTTCCCCTACCTGTATGGATGGAACAGTACCCCAAGATGCGGGAACCTCTTGATGGAAGGATTCTGAATCACTGCCATCACTTGGATGAAGATTTTCCAGAACTGGCAGCCTCTCGTTGGACTTTGGATGAACAGAAGACaaacttttcttgttttaaggcactgtgatttggggggggggggggggatatattCATTACTGCAGTATAATCCAGCCTTGTCTAATACAAGCTTGCAAGGTTTAATACTGAGAAGTAGGATAAGAAAATTCTCTTCAGATGCCAGTACTGGAAGGACCATGTACTCCAGGGGCATAGTTCATGTGCTTTAAGGCCAGTGGGGAAAGTGGTTCCACTTTGGCTCATTAAGAGTTAAGATTTTCTGACCAACCCTGGAACGACTTATCTCGGGAAGTAGCAAATTGGTGCCATTGGTGGTATTTGTTCAGAAAACTGGACCATCATTAGGGGGAGAGGGGATATACCTGGGATAATTCATGGAGAGAAAACGGGATATCATGACCTGTATGGTGCATTCCAGCAATGATATCTAACATACAATCTAGCAGCGTCCTTCTGAGAGTAGTTGAATTAaagcaaatggaataaaaatccCACCATTTCTCCAGATCATTGGGTACTATTGTGACCTCCAGGTGATTGCCATCAAAGGCCATTGTCTTGCTAGATGAATTCCAGGAATGGAGGCTGTAGGATCGCCAGCTTCAAGCAGCAGATTTTTCAGAAAAGCAGTGAACCAAGCGGACCACATTCTGGCTATCTTGGCTCCACCAGTCAGAGGGAATGCGGCAGATGGGGCTGCATTCTGTGCTGAAAATTTCTCCCACTCTTGTCTGGCCAACCCACAGACCAATGTGTATAAACAGGAAGATGAGCCCTCATCTTGCTAAGCAACACTGGTGAATAAGAAAGGAATCTAATGGCTCTGTCACCTTCCGTCCAAACCAGATGGGCCTTTTCCTCCATCCATTCCCTCAGGAGAGAAAGGAGTCTTAATCCCCAATAACGTCCTCACTTAGTCTGTTTGGAAGAAGGATCGATTCTTGCAGAATACTTCAGGACTCCAGGAATCTGACCCAGAGAAGGATTAAGTGACCAAAaccaaatttacattttaatatgatGCAGTTAATCTTGAGCGATAAACACATAGCCTGCCACTGTTGGCAAGATGCTAAAACCTAAAAGGGCTGGTCAACAAATGTGAACCTCcccaaacaaaacccaagaaGTGAGGACATCCCCAAGAGAGGACTCCAGCAGGTCTTTCTACTTTGGCAATCTTCCATGGTGAGCGGGGTGGTCTCTCTCATCAAGCCCTTCCTCActgtgggggacagagggagtgATATTCTCCAAATCACAAGGCTGGACTCTGTCCTCAAAAGGAGGAAAACGAGTTAAGTCCCGGAGTGGATTTGTAACAATGTGCTATAGATCTGAAGACACTTTATGAATctcaagaggagagagagaagacccaaCTTCACTTGAAGGCTCCATTGTTTTTGGCCACTGCTGGCTGACCAAGGCAAAATACCCTAATTTCTCTGACTTTTCTCTAAGAAAACCAATCCCTGGATCTTCCTAACTCCATTGGGTATTTCAAGAGCCTTCTAGATACCCCTGGTGTTGGAAGACCCTCCTTCCCCATAAAGACTGCAGCACACTCCAGCTGTGgctttttactttgctttatttGCAGACTCAAGTTTGCTACGTAAATCCATTGCACAATTCGGCACACATATACTTGGCATAAAAGGGAGGACCGTACAAAAATACAACTCTTGATAGTAAAAGGAACCACCCTCAGCTCATCCCCGTCCATCCTCCTGGTGGGAACACCCATGTTTAAGGTCAAAATAGGGGGAAATTTGGCATGAGGAGGCATGGAGGTCTCAACCAGTTCCATTGCCCCAGTAAGATTCTGGGCTGGGGCCGGGTGGACTTTTCTGCCACTTTCAGACCTGGTCACTGCCTCCtccaagaaggggaagagaagctCCCCAGGTTATGGGAGGCCTTCCATAAGGAGCTAGAATAGGGCTATCCAGTCAAAGCCAAAGCCACTTCCCTGGGACACATCCAACCTGGGGTATCTGCCTCTGGGCACCCCTGATTGGAGAGTAAGCGACTCAGGATAAACCCACCTCTTGGAaagggatgggaggagagagtcagagagatcTAGAGGATGTTCTCCTTGGCTCTCCTTTTAGCAGATTCCATAAATGTCCTATGGATGCCAGCttgtgtctccctgcccctggtcCCTCCCCAGGCTTGAGTCCACCTAGCCCCTTGGCAGTGAGGAGCTTGAATCCCAGAACTCCAAAGGAAGTCAGAGTTGGCCCCAGCCCACTGACCAGGAAATCTGAAGGACTAGCATTTCTGTAAAGGTGGGCAGATCCTTGGAGCAGCAAGAAGTCCTTCTGGTCCTTGGTATGTTCACCAGGGTGGAGGCTCAACATGGTCGGGCACAAAATTGCAGGAGAAATGAGACTGGTACTGAGCTTCCCAGGACAGAACAGAAGATGGCGGGCAGTACCTTGGTCTACATACGGCCCTACAGACCCACTATCACTCTCCAGGTGGTGGGGTGAGACGTCTGGCAGACGAGCAGTGCTGGAGAACAAAAGAGGCAGGGTGAGCCCGGGGCCACCTCCTCTTCTTGTCTCAGGGGCTATTTAAACCATTATGGAGCTTAACCCCAGGCCTTTGGGCTGAGAGATGCCAGAGAATGAGTctccgttttgttttgttgtatctGAGAACTCGGAGAGAATGTCAGGGTCCTCTCTGAGACTGCTAAGACACTCCACAGGGCGTGTGGCAGGGGGCTGAGGTggggactggggggtggggggagacaatTCTGCCAGTAGTCATATAACCTTAGCCTCAGTGTCTTGGCACAGAGCTGTCATGGAGACCCTGGCATTTTAACGGTGAACACATGCATGCTTGCACGCAcgcgcacgtacacacacacacacacacaaacacataggGTTCCTGGCATCTGCCTCTGGTGCTTCTGggcaaatggaaacagaaaaataattagaactCTGTGTGTTGGGAACTCGGTTAGACACACTGGATTTAGGCCTCTGTCCTGGCCCTGCGCTTCAGGACTGGCTGTTTAAAAGGGCCACAGACATGGCCCCAGGGAGCCCCGGGATTTGTCTTCCATCAGCCCTGGGGCTTGTAGAATCCACTCACCTGTCCTGTGAAAGTGAGACATGCCCTTCACTGTCCCCCCACCACATGCTGCCAGTGCCCGAccgcctccccacctcccttctcccctccggCCTCCAGAGAGGTCATCTCCCTTCCGACCCCTTTGTGGGGTGGGGCTCAAGTGTTAATGATGACAATACAGCTTCGTGTGTCATGTCCTCAGGAAACACCCGTGCATTTGGACAGGTGTCATCGGTGACAACGGCCCTGGAAGGTCCTGGCAGGCGTGAACCCAGATACCCCCCCTCATCTCCCAATCCCCACCCCTCACGCTCTGCACCCTTCCCCCCTCCAGCCTGTCTTTGAGAACTTCCTGGAGGTGACAATtcactgtcttcctctccccagaAGCCGGCCGCAGACAACTCCCATCAGCCGATGGGGGCTTATCCCCACTGGGCTCAGCAAGCTGGAGCAGGCCCCCCGGGACCAGAGAggcggccccccccccctccccgggaccAGAGAGGTCTCACGGCGGCCCAGGCCCATCGCTCCCACCTGCGCTTGGCCACGCGGGCGGCAGGCGGCGGGCAAGCTCAGGCCTCACTTGGCCCCACACGGCGGCGGGACCCTGGCTAGGCCAAGCCGCCCGCGGGGGTCCCGCCCGCTCCAGGCGAGTTCGGGGTCTGGAAGGTCGAGTGGAGCCTGGTCAGCAACTCGGGCTCATCGCTCTTCCCCGAGGCGTCGGGGGTGCCCGACGGGTAGGCCTCCCTGGCCCGGCCGGTCCTGGCGCAGGCGAGGAAGGCCAGGCAGGCCCCGCGCAGGCGGCCCAGGTCCCTGTGGGTGGACTCGCTGACGAAGCAGTACAGCACGGGGTCGGCCACGCAGTTGAAGCTGGTGAGGAGCAGGGCGAAGTGGTAGGCGTTGAAGACGGCCCTGGCGAACTGGCAGCTGGCCTCCCAGAGGCTGCGCACCAGCAGCAGGGTGTGGTAGGGCAGGAAGCAGGCCAGGAAGATGACCACCGTGCTGAACACGAGCCGCTGGATCTGGTCCTTGCGGCTCTTCTGGGTGCCGTGGCTGCGGCGCACGGCCCGCAGGATGCCCCGGTAGGAGGCCAGCAGCAGGCACAGCGGGAAGAGGAAGCCCACCAGGAAGCGGTAGTAGTTGATGCCGCGCTGCCACGGCTCCAGCGGGTAGTGCTCGAAGCAGACGCGGTGCCGCTTGTCGTCCTCCACCACCTCCTGGTGCCTGAGGAAGTAGACGCTGGTCAGCAGCTCCTTGGCCCAGATGAGCGCGCTGACGCCCACGGCCGCCTTCAGGGTGCGGAACTGGTGGAAGCGGAAGGGGTGGGCCACGGCCAGGTAGCGGTCGATGGAGATGCAGCACAGGAAGCCCACGCTGATGTAGATGTTCTCGTAGAGGAGGATGCCGCACAGCTGGCAGGACAGGTCTCCGTGCGACCAGTTGTCGTGCTGCAGCACGTACTGCAGCCAGAAGGGGAGCGAGCAGATGTAGAAGAGGTCGGCCACCGTCAGGTTGCACAGGTACACGCCCAGCTCGTTCCGGGCCTTGATCTGCAGGTAGCCGAAGTAGAGGGACAGGCAGTTGGCCGGGAAGCCCACCACCAGCACCGCCACGTAGACCACCGGGGCCAGAGTCTGGTGGATGGTGTGGTCGATGGGACAGCTCAGCGACGAGTTCTCGGTGACGTTCCCCATCTTCGGGCCTCAAGGGGCCTCGCCCCTCATGGGCTCGGGGAAGGGGCCGGGCTCTCTGACGCCATCTTGCTTGCGGGATGCGGCTCAAGCCGGTTCAAAGGCGGGGCCTCCTCGGTGGCGGGGAAGTCCCTGAAAGCTGAAGGCGGGAGAGGCTTGGAATAACAGCAGCTCACATTTCTgtagcacctactgtgtgccaggtcccGTTCTAAGTGCCTCACCCGATCGAGAAGACGGACCGACCTCAACTCCACTAGCCTATCCGAGCGGGTGGTACACCAGGatactaaaatgtaaaatgtggtttgggcctccctgtcccccttccctggcctcccgtcccttatttattttcctggtCCCTCGGGGCAGCAAGCAAGGCTAGGAGCCCTTGTGAGCACAGACCCTCCAAGGGAAGCTCAAGGTAAAGTTCAATTCCAACCCACGCACGACAGTGAGGGCTCCAGCCATTCTCTACGACAGCACTATGCATCCGTCACATCTTTCCTGCTTGCTCCAAGACATGTACCAGGGCAGTTAACACTGAGGTCACGGCCCCTTCTGGGGGCCTCTCCAGACAGCAGGGCCCGGCCCTGTCACGTCCTCTTGTGCTCTGGCAAGAAACAAAGGCCGTGCTTCCCTCAGGCCACTGCCTGGATTCCCGGTGCTCCCCAGGAGGTGCTCCCTCACCTCTTCTCTGGAGAACTGAGGGCCCAGCGCAGGGAACAGCACAAGACGGGAACCAACAGAAATGAACACGAGGCCGGGGTCAGCCGCTTACAGGCTGGGCAAGGCATTTACcctttgtctcagtttcctcatctagaagATGGGGATAGAAGCACTCACCCTCAGGGGCAGTATCAGGGCCACATCAAATGATGGATGTCAAAATGCACGGCATTGTTTTGCCAGAGGGAAAGAGGCGGAGTCACAGATGGTATTTGCAAGAAGTTTATCGTGttgagaatttaagaaagaaaatgctattgctctattttttttttaattttttttaacgtttatttatttttgagacagagagagacagagcgtgaacaggggaggggcagagagagagagggagacacagaatctgaaacaggctccaggctctgagctgtcagcacagagcctgacgcagggctcgaactcacagaccgtgagatcatgacctgagccgaagtcggacgcttaaccgactgagccacccaggcgccccagctattGCTCTATTTACAGATACATtagaacaaaatagaataaaaattgttGTTGTAAGCCTACTTTATAAATTatctggtatatatatatatatatatatatatatatataatgaaaagccTGAGCTCCTCTATTGATTAAACACTCCTGGTTCCAGTGGAAAATCTCACTGTGAGTCTAAATCAGGATGTTTCAACTTTTTGCTTGTTTAACAGTCATCCtccccgggggcacctgggtggctcagtcagttgagtgtctgactcttgatttcagctcaggtcatgatcccagggttgtgggatcaagccctgtatcgggctccatgctgagcatggagtctgcttaggattctctctctccctctccctctctctccccctcttccactCTCACTCTttcaggctctctctgtctcaaagaaaaagaaagaaagaaagaaagaaaagaaaagaaaaagaattattctccCAAAGACCCTCATTAGACATTTTTCCCCCAACCACCCCCtttccatgaaattttaataccccATATGTATTGCATATCTCTTTGTGTCCTGTAGCCCTTTAGAAGGTGACAAATCATCGTAATAGCTCAGATTTTTttcaccaccccgccccccccgaGAACATACAGTCTTATATGGTTGCAAATTCTGAATGAGTAACATTTGAATTAAGCTATTTTGAAGTATCAGCAGATCAACCCTGTCCTTTGCATGGTCTCTCAACAATAGTCAATCTGGGACTCAAGGACCCAGAAGGGAAAAGCCTCAGAGTCTGCCCCCAGCCACCTCACCGCCAGCTGACCAGGCCCCCTCCCACCGCCATCTCCCTCCTGCAGCTCTGTTGTGGCTCCTGCCTGGCCTCTTGCCTCTAAATGGGCAGGAGATGGTTCTGGTCCAAAGCTACCCTCCTCACCTGGAGTCCCTGGGACTCCTTGGGGCTCCCCCCACGCCACCCTGGCTCTCCCCTTCATGCTCCTGCCCATTACCCACATGGAAGGCACAGCCATCTTTCTAAATATAACCAGCTCTTCTTCTCCCTTGCTTAAAAC comes from Panthera tigris isolate Pti1 chromosome B3, P.tigris_Pti1_mat1.1, whole genome shotgun sequence and encodes:
- the GPR68 gene encoding ovarian cancer G-protein coupled receptor 1, whose product is MGNVTENSSLSCPIDHTIHQTLAPVVYVAVLVVGFPANCLSLYFGYLQIKARNELGVYLCNLTVADLFYICSLPFWLQYVLQHDNWSHGDLSCQLCGILLYENIYISVGFLCCISIDRYLAVAHPFRFHQFRTLKAAVGVSALIWAKELLTSVYFLRHQEVVEDDKRHRVCFEHYPLEPWQRGINYYRFLVGFLFPLCLLLASYRGILRAVRRSHGTQKSRKDQIQRLVFSTVVIFLACFLPYHTLLLVRSLWEASCQFARAVFNAYHFALLLTSFNCVADPVLYCFVSESTHRDLGRLRGACLAFLACARTGRAREAYPSGTPDASGKSDEPELLTRLHSTFQTPNSPGAGGTPAGGLA